The following proteins come from a genomic window of Achromobacter deleyi:
- a CDS encoding DUF1513 domain-containing protein, whose translation MARAAWFPGPQRGGALGAALGWPGLALASAGDGAQARYLAARQRAGRDEAVVLDGAGQDRRVVPMPARGHSFAIDAASERAVVFGRQPGFFALAFDLRGERAPLELSLSDDRHFFGHGAYFDGARLLAATENDFDGGRGVLGIYDATPGGAYRRIGEYDTGGIGPHEVVLMPDGRTLCVANGGILTHPDYGKLELNLDTMRPSLAYLDATSGDLLEKVELPPELHRLSIRHLALAADDSVWFGCQYMGPAGDRPALVGRHRRGAALELFAGPAPALREMRNYIGSVTADAAGAVIATSSPVGGQVLYWDAASGRCLGETRLADGCGVAPAPVSGFLINSGLGAMLHADASGIERPLLAPSRERAWDNHFRKVAGT comes from the coding sequence ATGGCCCGCGCGGCGTGGTTTCCTGGCCCGCAGCGCGGGGGCGCGCTCGGCGCGGCGCTGGGGTGGCCGGGCCTGGCGTTGGCCAGCGCCGGCGACGGCGCGCAGGCACGCTATCTGGCGGCGCGGCAACGCGCTGGCCGCGACGAAGCGGTGGTGCTGGATGGCGCCGGGCAGGATCGGCGCGTGGTGCCGATGCCGGCGCGCGGCCACAGTTTTGCGATCGACGCGGCGTCCGAACGCGCCGTGGTGTTCGGTCGCCAGCCGGGCTTTTTCGCCCTGGCCTTCGACCTGCGCGGCGAGCGCGCGCCGCTCGAACTGTCGTTGTCCGACGACCGCCATTTTTTTGGGCATGGCGCTTATTTCGACGGCGCCCGGCTGCTGGCCGCCACCGAGAACGATTTCGACGGCGGCCGTGGCGTGCTGGGCATCTACGATGCCACGCCGGGCGGCGCCTACCGCCGTATCGGCGAATACGACACGGGCGGCATCGGGCCGCACGAGGTGGTGTTGATGCCGGACGGGAGGACGCTGTGCGTGGCCAACGGCGGCATCCTGACGCACCCCGATTACGGCAAGCTGGAACTGAACCTGGACACCATGCGGCCGTCATTGGCGTACCTGGACGCGACGAGTGGCGATCTGCTGGAAAAAGTGGAACTGCCCCCCGAGCTGCATCGGCTGTCGATCCGCCACCTGGCGCTGGCAGCGGATGACAGCGTCTGGTTCGGCTGCCAGTACATGGGCCCCGCCGGCGATCGGCCGGCCCTGGTAGGCCGCCACCGGCGCGGCGCGGCGCTGGAACTGTTCGCCGGCCCGGCGCCGGCGCTGCGCGAAATGCGCAACTACATCGGCTCGGTGACCGCGGATGCGGCCGGGGCCGTCATCGCCACCTCCAGCCCGGTGGGGGGACAGGTGCTGTACTGGGACGCGGCCAGCGGCCGCTGCCTGGGCGAGACGCGGCTGGCCGATGGTTGCGGCGTGGCCCCGGCGCCGGTGAGCGGTTTCCTGATCAATAGCGGCTTGGGGGCGATGCTGCACGCCGATGCCTCAGGCATCGAACGGCCGCTGCTGGCGCCGTCGCGTGAACGCGCCTGGGACAACCACTTCCGCAAGGTCGCGGGCACCTGA
- a CDS encoding di-heme oxidoredictase family protein codes for MKLVFAAVLAASAHAGAAVAQTAPAGRDDLSAEDLKRVTAITAPTRDFSKAETFEIMQAGATTTNKLINADIFSQPSANMSFERRQEFQVGNGLFRKDWVSAPASTQASDGLGPLFNARSCQACHTKDGRGSVPGFDPLERPDAVALLLRLAVPEGPDRGHPRLAPGEIALLPEPVYGVQLQNFAVAGLPAEGRMEIDYTPVTVKLNGGETATLLKPAYRIENLGYGPMRKDTQISPRLAPPMIGLGLLESIHEADILANIGADKRDGIVGKANWVTDMRTGQRALGRFNLKAGQPTVEQQSAAAFSNDMGLSSPLFPNHYGDCTPAQVQCLKMPHGAQPRFGPEEVPAKLMDFVTTYSTNLAVPQRRDIDDARVLAGKKLFYEANCVACHVPKYVTSRNAKQAEHRFQLIWPYTDMLVHDMGDDLADGVSDGEANGREWRTPPLWGIGLTKTVNPNATWLHDGRARTLLEAVLWHGGAGQPARDRVVAMTPEERADLIRFLESL; via the coding sequence GTGAAGCTCGTATTCGCCGCCGTACTGGCGGCGTCGGCCCATGCCGGCGCCGCCGTTGCCCAGACCGCGCCCGCCGGGCGCGATGACCTGAGCGCCGAGGACCTCAAGCGGGTCACCGCCATCACCGCGCCCACGCGCGATTTCTCCAAGGCCGAGACCTTCGAGATCATGCAGGCGGGCGCCACCACCACCAACAAGCTCATCAACGCCGACATCTTCTCGCAGCCGTCGGCCAACATGAGCTTCGAACGGCGCCAGGAATTCCAGGTCGGCAACGGCCTGTTCCGCAAGGACTGGGTGTCCGCGCCGGCCTCCACGCAGGCCTCCGACGGCCTCGGGCCGCTGTTCAACGCGCGCTCCTGCCAGGCCTGTCATACCAAGGACGGGCGCGGCTCGGTGCCCGGCTTCGATCCGCTGGAACGTCCCGACGCGGTGGCGCTGCTGCTGCGCCTGGCGGTGCCCGAAGGCCCGGACCGCGGCCATCCGCGCCTGGCGCCGGGCGAGATCGCGCTGCTGCCCGAGCCCGTCTATGGCGTGCAGCTGCAGAACTTCGCGGTGGCCGGGTTGCCGGCCGAAGGCCGCATGGAGATCGACTACACGCCGGTCACCGTCAAGCTCAATGGCGGCGAGACCGCCACGCTGCTGAAGCCGGCCTACCGCATCGAGAACCTGGGGTACGGGCCGATGCGCAAGGACACGCAGATCTCGCCGCGGCTGGCGCCGCCGATGATCGGCCTGGGCCTGCTGGAATCGATCCACGAGGCCGACATCCTGGCCAACATCGGCGCCGACAAGCGCGATGGCATCGTCGGCAAGGCCAACTGGGTCACCGACATGCGCACCGGCCAGCGCGCGCTGGGCCGCTTCAATCTCAAGGCCGGCCAGCCCACGGTGGAGCAGCAGAGCGCGGCCGCGTTCTCGAACGACATGGGTTTGTCCTCGCCGCTGTTCCCCAACCACTACGGCGACTGTACGCCGGCGCAGGTCCAGTGCCTGAAGATGCCGCACGGGGCGCAGCCGCGCTTCGGTCCGGAAGAGGTGCCGGCCAAGCTGATGGACTTCGTCACCACCTATTCGACCAACCTGGCGGTGCCGCAGCGGCGCGACATCGACGACGCCCGCGTGCTGGCCGGCAAGAAGCTGTTCTACGAGGCCAATTGCGTCGCCTGCCACGTGCCCAAGTACGTCACCAGCCGCAACGCCAAGCAGGCCGAGCATCGCTTCCAGCTGATCTGGCCGTACACCGACATGCTGGTGCACGACATGGGCGATGACCTGGCCGACGGCGTGTCCGATGGCGAGGCCAACGGCCGCGAGTGGCGCACGCCGCCGCTGTGGGGCATCGGCCTGACCAAGACCGTGAACCCCAACGCTACCTGGCTGCATGACGGGCGCGCCCGCACGCTGCTGGAGGCGGTGCTGTGGCACGGCGGCGCCGGCCAGCCCGCGCGCGACCGCGTGGTGGCGATGACGCCCGAAGAACGCGCCGACCTGATCCGTTTCCTGGAGTCGTTGTGA
- a CDS encoding IclR family transcriptional regulator: MQDSDAAAAGPRTLRRGLAVLAALRDQGPDGLSVTDIARLTGIQRPTIYRLLAALLDAGLVLPVTGTKKYRAQLAVDPDTRSRDPRVRQLLPVLRRLADRTGDAVFLVVRDEDDSISLHREIGSYPVQILATYAGKRQPLGVGSGGMALLAALSDDVARGIVERNSSRLDEYGGMTPQEMFRLIENTRARGYSVVGNHAVRGALGVGCALLDAHGAPLLAVSVTAIIDRMPAQRQREIAGWIKAELARLAVQA; this comes from the coding sequence ATGCAAGACAGCGATGCCGCGGCCGCAGGCCCACGCACATTGCGGCGCGGGCTGGCCGTTCTGGCCGCCCTGCGGGACCAGGGGCCTGACGGCCTCAGCGTGACCGATATTGCCCGCCTGACGGGCATTCAGCGCCCCACCATCTACCGGCTGCTGGCAGCCCTGCTCGACGCCGGCCTGGTGCTGCCAGTAACGGGCACCAAGAAATACCGCGCCCAGCTGGCGGTGGACCCCGACACCCGTTCGCGCGATCCGCGCGTGCGCCAGCTGCTGCCGGTGCTGCGGCGCCTGGCCGACCGCACCGGCGACGCCGTGTTCCTGGTGGTGCGCGACGAGGACGATTCCATCAGCCTGCATCGCGAGATCGGCAGCTATCCGGTGCAGATCCTGGCGACCTACGCCGGCAAGCGCCAGCCGCTGGGCGTGGGCTCGGGCGGCATGGCGCTGCTGGCGGCGCTGTCCGACGACGTCGCCCGCGGCATCGTCGAACGCAATTCCAGCCGGCTCGACGAATATGGCGGCATGACGCCGCAGGAAATGTTCCGCCTGATCGAGAACACCCGCGCGCGCGGCTATTCGGTGGTGGGCAACCACGCCGTGCGCGGCGCGCTGGGCGTGGGTTGCGCGCTGCTCGACGCGCACGGCGCGCCGTTGCTGGCGGTCAGCGTGACGGCCATCATCGACCGCATGCCGGCCCAGCGCCAGCGCGAGATCGCCGGCTGGATCAAGGCCGAGCTGGCGCGGCTCGCGGTGCAGGCCTGA
- a CDS encoding imelysin family protein produces MNPVVAPRRAPARVLAAAWLLAGPLAASAASLPADLGERLAQGYARPAAAGMVEAASGLEGALATWCGQPDAAGAKRVGDAFTGLALAWARLEPLRFGPLVQANRYERLAFWPDTRGVMPRQVQAAIAAQDAELLKPGALAGRSVALQGLPALEFVLYGEPALLKQQGAPTFAYACGYARAVSANVAAISRDLAEAWGPQAEFGRQFARPQAGNDLYRDPQEVAAEAMKALSTGLQFARDVKLLPVLGDAADAARPKRAAFWRSGLSTRTLAAGLDGLAAFYRAGGYALPQGDAWMGGAVLGELDNAARTLREVPAPLEQALADAEGRRLLGLATLTLKNAKAIVDQDLAPALGVTIGFNALDGD; encoded by the coding sequence ATGAATCCCGTTGTCGCGCCGCGGCGCGCCCCGGCCAGGGTCCTGGCCGCCGCCTGGCTGCTGGCCGGGCCGCTGGCCGCGTCCGCCGCCAGCCTGCCCGCCGACCTGGGCGAGCGCCTGGCCCAAGGGTATGCGCGGCCGGCCGCCGCCGGCATGGTCGAGGCCGCCAGCGGCCTGGAAGGCGCCCTGGCCACATGGTGTGGCCAGCCCGACGCGGCTGGCGCCAAGCGGGTCGGCGATGCGTTCACCGGCCTGGCGCTGGCGTGGGCGCGGCTCGAACCGCTGCGCTTCGGCCCGCTGGTGCAGGCCAACCGCTACGAACGCCTGGCGTTCTGGCCCGATACCCGCGGCGTGATGCCCAGGCAGGTGCAGGCCGCGATCGCGGCGCAGGATGCCGAGCTGCTCAAGCCCGGCGCGCTGGCCGGCCGCAGCGTGGCGCTGCAGGGCCTGCCGGCGCTGGAATTCGTGCTGTATGGCGAGCCGGCGCTGCTCAAGCAGCAGGGCGCGCCGACGTTCGCCTACGCCTGCGGCTATGCCCGGGCGGTGTCGGCCAACGTCGCCGCGATCTCGCGCGACCTGGCCGAGGCCTGGGGCCCGCAGGCCGAGTTTGGCCGCCAGTTCGCGCGGCCGCAGGCGGGCAATGATCTCTATCGCGATCCGCAGGAAGTGGCGGCGGAGGCCATGAAGGCGCTGTCCACCGGCCTGCAGTTCGCGCGTGACGTGAAGCTGCTGCCGGTGCTGGGCGACGCCGCGGACGCCGCGCGCCCCAAGCGCGCCGCGTTCTGGCGCAGCGGCCTTTCGACGCGCACGCTGGCGGCCGGCCTGGATGGCCTGGCCGCGTTCTACCGCGCGGGCGGCTATGCCTTGCCGCAGGGCGACGCCTGGATGGGCGGCGCCGTGCTGGGCGAGCTGGACAATGCGGCGCGCACGCTGCGCGAGGTGCCGGCGCCGCTGGAGCAGGCGCTGGCCGACGCGGAAGGGCGCCGCCTGCTGGGGCTGGCGACGCTGACGTTGAAGAACGCCAAGGCCATCGTCGACCAGGACCTGGCGCCGGCGCTGGGCGTGACCATCGGCTTCAATGCGCTCGATGGCGACTGA
- a CDS encoding mechanosensitive ion channel family protein, which produces MEDALKEFNAWAPRLVDLGINLLVALLILVIGWWVSALLGRWVRRIATRSSKIDPTIVPMFYSTVVWTVRIFTLIAVLARFGVQTASLIAVLGAAGLAVGLALQGTLQNIAAGIMLLILRPVRAGEYVGLSTGAEGTVEEVGLFLTRLIQVDGIHLTLPNSTVWNATITNYSRNKTRRLDIPVPVRYGDDLNAVLAKLQGIVAANPNALQDPQPMVKVVDYKENGVVVNVRVWAEAGKYWDLRWGLYQEIRSSLEAAGFQAPIPLREIQNPKTGAPA; this is translated from the coding sequence ATGGAAGACGCCTTGAAGGAATTCAACGCCTGGGCCCCGCGCCTGGTGGACCTGGGCATCAATTTGCTGGTTGCCTTGCTGATCCTGGTCATCGGCTGGTGGGTCTCGGCGCTGCTGGGCCGCTGGGTGCGACGCATCGCCACCCGTTCCAGCAAGATCGATCCGACCATCGTGCCGATGTTCTACAGCACCGTGGTCTGGACGGTGCGCATCTTCACGTTGATCGCGGTGCTGGCGCGCTTCGGGGTGCAGACCGCCAGCCTGATCGCGGTGCTCGGCGCCGCCGGCCTGGCCGTCGGCCTGGCGCTGCAGGGCACGCTGCAGAACATCGCCGCCGGCATCATGCTGCTGATCCTGCGGCCGGTGCGCGCCGGCGAATACGTCGGCCTGAGCACCGGCGCCGAAGGCACGGTCGAAGAGGTCGGCCTGTTCCTGACGCGCCTGATCCAGGTCGATGGCATCCACCTGACGCTGCCCAACAGCACCGTCTGGAACGCCACCATCACCAACTACAGCCGCAACAAGACGCGCCGCCTGGATATCCCGGTGCCGGTGCGCTATGGCGACGACCTGAACGCGGTGCTGGCCAAGCTGCAGGGCATCGTCGCGGCCAACCCCAATGCGCTGCAGGATCCGCAGCCGATGGTCAAGGTGGTGGACTACAAGGAAAACGGCGTGGTCGTGAACGTGCGCGTCTGGGCCGAGGCCGGCAAGTACTGGGACCTGCGCTGGGGCCTGTACCAGGAAATCCGCAGCTCGCTGGAGGCCGCCGGTTTCCAGGCGCCGATCCCGCTGCGCGAGATCCAGAATCCGAAGACGGGCGCGCCGGCCTGA